A single window of Chloracidobacterium sp. DNA harbors:
- a CDS encoding Fe-S cluster assembly protein HesB, with amino-acid sequence MTKFTIDVPTDFSFYFTVRSHGWYDLAPFQFDGTRLNFVADRGPHGCPVNVGIYEHPDGLEIEVSSKDIDTESVGRDVRHILRIDEDFADFYSRLDKSKEIIWVQKHRAGRLLRSTTVWQDLVKTICTTNCSWSLTRIMVERLVEKLGVKTNDGTHSFPTPAAMAGVPESFYRDEVKAGYRSPYLRELALSVAMGELDPEAWLTSDLPTIDLKKLMKRVKGVGDYAAENLLKLVGRYDGLALDSWLRSHYYAKHNAGKRCEDIKIERHYQKYAEWQGLAIWCDMTEDWFEENQANPI; translated from the coding sequence ATGACCAAGTTCACAATTGACGTACCTACCGATTTTTCGTTTTATTTTACCGTGCGTAGTCACGGTTGGTACGATTTAGCGCCGTTTCAGTTTGACGGGACTCGATTGAATTTTGTTGCAGATCGAGGGCCGCACGGCTGTCCGGTAAATGTGGGAATCTACGAACATCCCGATGGACTTGAGATCGAAGTGTCGTCGAAGGATATCGACACAGAAAGCGTAGGTAGAGATGTCCGACATATTCTGCGGATCGATGAGGACTTTGCCGATTTCTATTCTCGGTTGGACAAGAGCAAGGAAATTATCTGGGTCCAAAAGCATCGAGCCGGCCGGTTGCTTAGATCGACGACCGTTTGGCAAGACCTTGTGAAAACTATCTGTACAACCAACTGTTCATGGTCATTAACGCGAATAATGGTCGAACGATTGGTTGAGAAACTCGGTGTTAAAACAAATGATGGTACGCACTCGTTTCCCACGCCGGCGGCAATGGCCGGGGTACCGGAGTCGTTTTATCGAGATGAGGTCAAAGCCGGCTACAGATCTCCATACCTCAGAGAACTTGCACTGTCAGTCGCTATGGGCGAGTTGGACCCTGAGGCTTGGTTGACATCCGACCTCCCGACGATTGACCTAAAGAAGTTGATGAAACGGGTCAAAGGCGTCGGCGACTATGCCGCTGAAAATCTCTTAAAGCTCGTTGGGCGATACGATGGACTGGCACTCGATTCGTGGTTGCGGTCTCATTACTATGCAAAACATAACGCCGGTAAGAGGTGTGAGGACATCAAGATAGAGCGTCACTATCAAAAATATGCCGAATGGCAAGGCCTTGCGATCTGGTGCGATATGACTGAGGACTGGTTTGAAGAGAATCAGGCAAATCCTATTTGA
- a CDS encoding VCBS repeat-containing protein — MSLSLGLVLISSVVCTATDRSVLYDFDGDGKTDIAVYREGDWTLTERGASYFYYYSSLTEQIIAQPWGSGGDRPAPADYDNDGKTDLAIFRSWESTLKFPWEASDYWINFSTGGFSVTYHKGYGNINSRNFVGGPEADLTVYSSRTDRSDPNEPCDIYGIVVKDGENLLQKDVMDRCDEESTRRTPAFGDYNNDGFSDIAVHIQTSNQQRSSRFEIWTSPMTGGYTEPDIVTYLDVDFPIPGDYDGDGTTDVAGGRFIGGRLIWRIRYSSTGQISETVFGVDGDKPVPGDYDGDGRTDIAIFRPIDATWFILRSSDANWWVTRLGVSTDIPITQPNAF, encoded by the coding sequence TTGTCCTTATCCTTAGGATTGGTACTTATTTCCTCAGTCGTCTGCACCGCGACCGACCGGAGTGTTTTATACGATTTTGACGGCGACGGCAAAACAGATATTGCAGTCTACCGAGAGGGCGACTGGACTCTCACGGAACGCGGAGCGTCTTATTTTTACTATTATAGTAGCCTTACCGAACAAATTATCGCCCAGCCCTGGGGTTCCGGCGGGGACCGACCGGCTCCCGCGGACTACGATAACGATGGTAAAACCGATCTTGCAATTTTTCGGAGTTGGGAATCAACCTTAAAATTCCCTTGGGAAGCCAGTGACTATTGGATCAACTTTTCGACTGGAGGCTTTTCGGTCACCTATCACAAGGGCTATGGAAACATAAATAGCCGGAATTTTGTCGGCGGCCCGGAGGCAGATCTCACCGTTTATTCGTCTCGGACAGATAGGTCCGACCCTAATGAGCCTTGTGATATTTACGGAATTGTGGTCAAAGACGGTGAGAATCTCTTGCAAAAGGATGTGATGGATCGTTGTGACGAGGAGTCGACTCGACGGACACCTGCTTTCGGCGATTACAACAACGACGGTTTCAGCGATATCGCCGTACATATCCAAACTTCGAATCAACAACGCAGTTCACGATTTGAGATTTGGACTTCGCCAATGACGGGTGGATACACAGAACCCGATATCGTCACATATTTGGATGTCGATTTTCCGATCCCGGGCGACTATGACGGCGATGGAACGACCGATGTCGCCGGCGGTCGATTTATTGGCGGCCGACTTATTTGGCGGATCAGATACAGTTCTACCGGGCAAATTTCTGAGACGGTCTTTGGCGTCGACGGCGATAAACCTGTCCCGGGCGACTACGACGGCGATGGTAGAACCGATATCGCGATCTTTCGTCCGATCGATGCGACGTGGTTCATTTTGAGGAGTTCGGACGCGAATTGGTGGGTCACGCGGCTCGGGGTTTCGACCGATATTCCTATTACGCAGCCGAATGCCTTTTAA
- a CDS encoding DUF1800 domain-containing protein: protein MYSWITSSAKRMTAITLVLSAFAAFAFAQEDPDPNSPTPVLISESASTRAIATDVVLTSSADVAKTDSKAFALGSRVVIYATNISLMPGEGANAFRVYGTDKNGRQYRFPVVAIEQITKGTSGIFAITADLNDEIGYWSAPQQDGDILIQLTWRGLGSNRVRLGIGEVGGNVADDPGSVPTPVDYNGSRSSKSTVQAPNAPDFVGYRWSGDRMRFLEQATFGPTTSLDARIRRIGIRTWLAEQFSAGYPSDENPYPNQPLKPANQGTDLLCDGGVDDVPVTCVRDTYTMYQPQTWFFREAFYSDFQLRHRVVWALNQIWVTSGVDVQQGRHMVEYHKVLSKNAFGNFRNLMKEMTLNPAMGGYLDMAISTRTNPNENYAREIMQLFTVGLFMLNPDGTLMLDGNNQPIPTYDQTGVNNMTKVLTGWGFCQTPAMCPNLAVGTVNYIDPLLLNNGVTTVGNNRHDLTAKTLLSYPGSTTTNVAACTNCTTLPNIEIYANNSMNQALDNIFNHPNVGPYIGKILIQHLVTSDPTPAYVGRVASVFNNNGSGVRGDMKAVIKAILLDPEARGDVKTDPNFGKLREPVLFATNILRAFNVRSADGLARSDGYLVGRGEFTGMAQTPFLSPTVFNYYPPDYKVPGTTLLGPEFAILTTGTSITRANFVNRFVFSTLQIPSPTSAPVTVSIPNSPNGTTLDFGDLIPLSASDSTGNLLVNELNQRLLHGTMSAQMKTTILPAITSISTTDNLGRVRQAIYLVATSSQYQVQR, encoded by the coding sequence ATGTATAGCTGGATCACGAGTTCAGCGAAGCGTATGACGGCGATAACCCTTGTGTTGTCCGCATTCGCCGCCTTCGCATTCGCACAAGAAGACCCCGACCCCAATTCGCCGACGCCGGTGCTTATATCGGAATCCGCGTCAACCAGAGCCATTGCTACAGATGTGGTTTTAACCTCGTCCGCAGATGTAGCAAAGACGGACTCGAAGGCTTTCGCTCTTGGGTCACGGGTCGTGATCTATGCGACCAACATAAGCCTTATGCCGGGCGAGGGGGCAAATGCATTTCGCGTCTACGGCACCGACAAGAACGGACGCCAATATCGATTTCCGGTTGTCGCGATCGAGCAGATCACGAAAGGCACATCCGGCATTTTCGCAATAACCGCAGACCTCAATGACGAGATCGGATATTGGTCCGCACCACAACAGGATGGTGATATCTTGATCCAGTTGACTTGGCGGGGACTTGGCAGCAATCGAGTGCGTTTGGGAATTGGTGAAGTCGGCGGGAATGTTGCCGACGATCCCGGATCGGTTCCGACACCCGTGGATTACAATGGCTCGCGTAGCAGCAAGAGCACTGTCCAGGCCCCGAATGCTCCTGATTTTGTCGGTTATCGTTGGTCAGGCGACCGTATGCGCTTTCTCGAACAAGCGACGTTTGGCCCGACCACCTCACTCGATGCACGGATCCGAAGGATCGGCATCCGGACCTGGCTTGCCGAACAATTCTCTGCAGGCTATCCGTCTGACGAGAACCCGTATCCGAATCAGCCGCTAAAGCCGGCCAATCAAGGCACCGATCTGCTCTGTGATGGCGGTGTCGACGATGTTCCGGTTACTTGCGTTCGCGACACGTACACGATGTACCAACCGCAGACGTGGTTTTTCCGAGAGGCTTTTTATAGCGATTTCCAACTTCGCCATCGAGTCGTCTGGGCACTGAATCAGATCTGGGTCACTTCCGGCGTCGATGTCCAACAGGGTCGCCATATGGTCGAGTACCATAAGGTGCTTTCGAAGAATGCGTTCGGCAATTTTCGCAACCTTATGAAAGAAATGACGCTCAATCCTGCGATGGGCGGCTATCTCGATATGGCGATCAGCACCCGTACAAATCCGAACGAAAACTATGCTCGCGAAATAATGCAGTTGTTTACGGTCGGGCTATTTATGCTCAACCCGGACGGCACATTGATGCTCGATGGCAACAACCAACCTATACCGACCTATGATCAGACCGGCGTAAACAATATGACCAAGGTGCTGACCGGATGGGGATTCTGCCAGACGCCTGCTATGTGCCCAAATCTTGCGGTTGGAACGGTCAACTATATAGATCCGCTCCTGCTTAACAATGGTGTTACCACCGTCGGAAATAATAGGCACGACCTGACCGCAAAAACTTTGCTCAGCTACCCGGGTTCGACGACGACAAATGTCGCGGCGTGTACGAACTGCACAACGCTTCCAAACATCGAGATCTACGCCAATAATTCGATGAATCAGGCTCTCGATAATATATTTAACCATCCGAATGTCGGACCGTACATCGGCAAAATACTGATCCAACACCTTGTCACAAGCGATCCAACGCCCGCATACGTCGGCCGCGTTGCTTCCGTTTTCAACAATAATGGCTCAGGGGTCCGGGGGGATATGAAAGCCGTCATAAAGGCCATCTTGCTCGACCCCGAAGCCCGTGGAGATGTCAAAACGGATCCGAATTTCGGCAAGCTCCGGGAACCGGTGTTATTTGCAACCAACATACTTCGTGCCTTCAATGTTCGATCAGCGGACGGCTTGGCTCGATCCGATGGATATCTTGTCGGTCGTGGAGAATTTACCGGAATGGCACAAACGCCATTCCTCTCACCCACGGTGTTCAATTATTATCCGCCTGATTACAAGGTGCCCGGGACAACGCTCCTCGGCCCCGAGTTTGCGATCTTGACAACCGGTACATCGATCACCCGAGCAAACTTTGTCAACCGTTTTGTGTTTTCGACACTTCAGATCCCTAGCCCAACTAGTGCACCGGTTACGGTGAGTATTCCGAATTCGCCAAATGGCACAACTTTGGATTTTGGTGACCTGATCCCTCTGTCCGCTTCGGACTCGACCGGAAACCTTCTGGTTAACGAACTCAATCAGCGATTGCTGCACGGAACGATGTCGGCTCAGATGAAAACGACTATCCTGCCGGCAATTACGAGCATCTCGACCACCGACAATCTCGGGCGTGTTCGACAGGCAATTTACCTTGTGGCGACATCGTCACAATATCAAGTACAGAGGTGA
- a CDS encoding DUF1501 domain-containing protein, whose amino-acid sequence MKETRRDFLKKSGGCALGMVALATQMNHLGAMSAMAQRAIDSESVGGDSYKALVLLFWSGGNDGNNLVIPNHSDATVSNYAAYSAARNTQGLAIPQAQLLPITVPRISNLTYGLHPSLGPQTINGTTIVNNGIHELYGLGKLAIVPNVGNLVRPLTKAQYQSSAFQKPYQLFSHSDQVNQAQTSISNTQAFTGWGGKIADRMNSANNPTGLIPMITSIAGSQLFTAGQTTLPLAISDSNTSLANVLNPAGFGTNPTGSTLARLNAFNALRQQDLSSNYIAAASHVTDLAMQANSALQTSQEVTVTFPTTSIGRQFKQVARLIKKRMDLNVNRQVFYVQIGGFDTHTSQLTGQVNLFTQYSQAMRAFYDEMAVQGVSNDVTTFTLSDFGRTLNPAGSGATVGSDHAWGNHMFVMGGSVQGGDFYGSLRPDGTGSYFPTHVQGGSDDTDSGSAPRGRWIPTTSVDQYASTFARWFGLSPGDQAAVFPNLINFPGTFSQLNFLP is encoded by the coding sequence ATGAAAGAAACAAGACGTGACTTTTTGAAAAAATCAGGCGGTTGTGCCCTTGGGATGGTCGCACTTGCGACCCAGATGAATCACCTCGGAGCGATGAGCGCTATGGCTCAACGCGCGATCGACAGCGAATCTGTCGGCGGAGATTCGTACAAGGCACTTGTGCTATTGTTCTGGTCCGGAGGTAATGACGGTAATAATCTAGTCATACCCAATCACAGTGATGCCACCGTCAGCAATTATGCTGCGTATTCAGCGGCGCGCAACACCCAGGGCCTCGCCATACCGCAGGCTCAACTGCTACCGATCACGGTTCCTCGGATCAGTAATTTGACCTACGGCCTACATCCGTCGCTCGGGCCTCAAACCATTAACGGGACGACGATCGTTAATAACGGCATTCACGAACTTTACGGTTTGGGTAAACTGGCGATCGTTCCGAACGTCGGCAATTTGGTCCGGCCGTTGACCAAGGCTCAGTATCAGAGTTCGGCATTCCAAAAGCCGTATCAGCTCTTTTCGCATTCGGATCAGGTCAACCAGGCTCAAACGAGCATTTCCAATACACAGGCATTTACGGGTTGGGGCGGAAAGATCGCGGATCGAATGAACAGTGCAAATAATCCGACAGGATTGATACCGATGATCACGTCGATCGCCGGTTCGCAGTTGTTTACCGCGGGTCAGACGACACTTCCGCTTGCTATCTCCGATTCGAATACCTCATTGGCCAATGTGTTGAATCCCGCAGGATTTGGAACAAATCCGACTGGTTCGACCCTTGCTAGATTAAACGCGTTCAACGCGCTTAGACAACAGGATCTGTCGTCAAATTATATTGCTGCAGCCAGCCACGTCACCGACCTTGCAATGCAGGCAAATTCTGCACTTCAAACTTCGCAAGAAGTGACGGTCACGTTTCCGACGACGAGTATCGGCCGTCAGTTCAAGCAGGTCGCACGCTTGATCAAAAAGCGTATGGATCTCAATGTAAATCGTCAGGTCTTTTACGTCCAGATCGGTGGATTTGACACCCATACCAGTCAGTTGACGGGTCAGGTCAATCTATTTACCCAGTACAGCCAAGCTATGCGTGCCTTCTATGATGAAATGGCCGTGCAAGGTGTAAGTAATGACGTCACGACATTCACATTGTCAGATTTCGGGCGGACGCTTAATCCGGCGGGTTCCGGAGCGACGGTTGGCTCTGACCACGCTTGGGGCAACCATATGTTCGTAATGGGCGGTTCGGTGCAAGGTGGTGATTTTTACGGCAGTCTGAGACCGGATGGCACAGGATCATATTTTCCGACACACGTTCAGGGTGGCAGCGACGATACCGATAGCGGATCGGCACCGCGAGGGCGTTGGATCCCGACAACGTCGGTCGATCAATACGCCTCGACGTTTGCTCGTTGGTTTGGCCTTTCTCCGGGTGACCAAGCCGCGGTATTTCCAAATCTGATCAACTTCCCCGGGACGTTTTCGCAGCTTAATTTTCTTCCGTAG
- the pgsA gene encoding CDP-diacylglycerol--glycerol-3-phosphate 3-phosphatidyltransferase, with product MNLPNYISLGRIVIVPLLVVVLLTPVAEHWFGISGYALAVVVFLIASLSDILDGHLARRRNQVSTLGKFLDPIADKLLISAALIVLVEKHLAPSWAVVLILGREFIITGLRSVAASEGVVIQAQNLGKIKMWAQCVAVVALLIAAANGTPPVSNFGLDYPAMFWQVEEVRVAFSNLTTLSISANDWKVFGYLVGRGALWVAVITSIWSMWDYFSYFFVERKKLAMQAQSER from the coding sequence GTGAATCTGCCAAATTACATTTCGTTGGGCCGAATAGTCATTGTACCGCTACTGGTTGTCGTTTTGTTGACGCCGGTTGCCGAGCATTGGTTTGGCATTAGCGGCTACGCACTTGCCGTCGTGGTCTTTTTGATCGCATCGTTGTCGGACATCCTTGACGGACATCTGGCTCGACGCAGAAATCAGGTCTCGACCCTTGGCAAGTTTCTGGACCCGATCGCCGACAAACTGCTGATTTCTGCCGCACTGATCGTTTTGGTCGAAAAGCACTTGGCACCGTCGTGGGCGGTCGTATTGATCCTCGGACGCGAATTTATCATTACCGGCCTTCGGTCGGTCGCGGCCAGCGAAGGCGTCGTGATACAGGCTCAAAATCTGGGCAAGATCAAAATGTGGGCACAGTGTGTCGCGGTCGTCGCACTCCTGATCGCAGCGGCCAACGGAACACCTCCGGTGTCGAATTTTGGACTCGACTATCCCGCGATGTTTTGGCAGGTCGAGGAGGTACGGGTAGCATTCAGCAATCTGACCACCTTATCGATCTCGGCAAACGACTGGAAGGTATTTGGATATCTTGTCGGTCGCGGTGCATTGTGGGTCGCCGTCATCACATCGATCTGGTCGATGTGGGACTATTTTTCATACTTTTTTGTCGAACGCAAAAAGCTCGCTATGCAGGCTCAATCCGAAAGATAA
- a CDS encoding NAD(P)-binding protein, protein MTILKTDLTTKTDLAGHSTGTGPIRTQRPEYVDFLPPCNSACPAGEDIQAWLDLAQAGKYQEAWEKLTDENPLPAVHGRVCYHPCETSCNRTSLDSPVSIHSIERFLGDMAIENSWEFYKPASISGKRVLVIGAGPSGLSAAYHLARLGHDVSVYEAGPMAGGMMNFGIPAYRLPRNILQAEIRRIENLGVKITLNRKVTDISAEMSEGKFDASFIAIGAHIGKKTAIPARDAGKILDAVSFLKDVELGNAPHIGRRVAIYGGGNTAMDAARTAKRLGAEEALIIYRRDREHMPAHDFEADEALSEGIKIHWLRTIKNLESTSITVEEMEIRDGKPFPTGKFETLEADSVILALGQDTDTDFLREVPGIEFKDDGTVVVDRYMMTGHPGIFAGGDMVPSERTVTIATGHGKKAARNINSWLAGTVYQKPASNPLVTIEQLHVWYRTIAETKQQLHIEPEEAVAGFDEIVAGLTPEEARFEAERCLSCGNCFECDGCFGACPEHAIIKLGPGKRYKFNYNLCTGCGVCFEQCPCHAIEMTAEPEASNK, encoded by the coding sequence ATGACTATATTAAAGACAGATCTGACGACGAAAACGGATTTGGCGGGACATAGCACCGGGACTGGGCCGATCAGGACGCAGCGGCCGGAATACGTGGATTTTCTTCCACCGTGTAACAGTGCGTGTCCGGCGGGCGAAGACATACAGGCCTGGCTCGACCTAGCTCAAGCGGGCAAATATCAGGAAGCTTGGGAAAAGTTGACGGATGAAAATCCGCTGCCGGCGGTCCACGGCCGCGTATGCTATCACCCGTGCGAAACTTCGTGTAATCGGACATCACTTGACAGCCCGGTGAGCATTCACTCGATCGAACGATTTCTGGGCGATATGGCGATCGAAAACTCCTGGGAGTTCTACAAGCCCGCATCAATTAGCGGAAAACGGGTTCTGGTTATCGGCGCCGGCCCGAGCGGATTGTCGGCTGCATATCATCTGGCCCGACTGGGCCACGATGTCAGCGTCTATGAGGCCGGACCGATGGCTGGCGGGATGATGAATTTTGGCATCCCTGCTTACCGTCTGCCGCGAAACATACTCCAGGCTGAGATACGGCGGATAGAAAATCTAGGCGTTAAGATAACGCTCAACCGAAAGGTTACCGATATCTCAGCTGAAATGTCAGAGGGCAAATTTGACGCGTCATTTATCGCGATCGGTGCCCATATCGGCAAAAAGACCGCGATCCCGGCTCGAGATGCCGGAAAGATCCTCGACGCAGTGAGCTTCCTGAAGGACGTCGAATTGGGTAATGCCCCGCATATCGGCAGAAGGGTCGCGATATATGGCGGCGGGAACACAGCGATGGATGCCGCACGCACCGCCAAGCGGCTAGGAGCCGAAGAAGCGTTGATCATTTACCGCCGCGACCGCGAACATATGCCCGCACACGACTTTGAGGCAGACGAGGCCCTCAGCGAGGGCATCAAGATCCATTGGCTACGAACGATAAAGAATCTCGAATCGACGTCCATCACCGTTGAAGAGATGGAGATACGCGATGGCAAACCGTTCCCGACCGGCAAATTCGAGACGTTGGAAGCCGATTCCGTAATCCTCGCTCTAGGCCAGGACACCGATACGGACTTTTTGCGTGAGGTTCCCGGCATTGAATTTAAGGACGATGGGACGGTCGTTGTCGACAGATATATGATGACGGGACATCCGGGCATATTCGCCGGCGGCGATATGGTTCCGAGTGAGCGAACCGTAACTATCGCGACGGGGCACGGTAAAAAAGCCGCCCGAAATATCAATTCTTGGCTCGCCGGAACGGTCTATCAAAAACCGGCCAGTAATCCGCTGGTCACCATCGAACAACTTCACGTATGGTATCGAACAATCGCCGAAACCAAGCAGCAGTTGCATATTGAGCCTGAGGAAGCAGTCGCTGGTTTCGATGAGATCGTTGCCGGATTGACTCCTGAAGAAGCCCGTTTTGAGGCCGAACGCTGTCTGTCGTGCGGAAATTGTTTCGAGTGCGACGGATGTTTCGGGGCTTGCCCGGAACACGCCATAATAAAGCTCGGGCCCGGCAAGCGATACAAATTCAATTACAATCTTTGCACGGGCTGCGGCGTCTGTTTCGAACAATGCCCGTGTCACGCTATCGAGATGACCGCTGAACCGGAGGCGTCAAACAAATGA